From one Triticum urartu cultivar G1812 chromosome 3, Tu2.1, whole genome shotgun sequence genomic stretch:
- the LOC125544025 gene encoding acyl-protein thioesterase 1-like, whose product MSSSGARGVRREYGRTYVVRPKGRHLATIVWLHGIGDNGNSWSQVLGNLPLDNVKWICPTAPTRPVAAFGGFPCTAWFDVEETSVDGPDDVQGLDASAAHIANLLSSEPSDVRLGIGGFSMGAATALHSAACYAHGRFSNGVAYPITLSAIIGLSGWLPCSRTLRTKIESSQTAFRRAAALPIMLGHGRGDEVVMYRNGERSSEFLRNSGFSYLNFKAYNGLGHHTIPEEMDDVSKWLRARLGLDRSCG is encoded by the exons ATGAGCTCCTCCG GCGCCCGCGGTGTCCGTCGAGAGTACGGCCGGACCTATGTGGTGAGGCCCAAGGGGAGGCACCTGGCCACCATTGTCTGGCTCCACGGCATAGGCGACAACGGAAACAG CTGGTCCCAGGTGCTGGGCAATCTCCCGTTGGATAAT GTCAAATGGATTTGCCCTACTGCGCCAACGCGGCCCGTAGCGGCCTTCGGTGGATTCCCATGTACTGCAT GGTTCGATGTGGAGGAGACTTCGGTTGACGGCCCCGACGACGTCCAAGGGCTGGACGCATCCGCCGCACACATAGCAAACCTGCTATCGTCCGAGCCCTCTGATG TGAGGCTTGGGATAGGCGGTTTCAGCATGGGAGCCGCCACTGCGCTCCACTCTGCCGCATGTTATGCTCATGGAAGGTTCTCAAACGGTGTTGCCTACCCTATTACCCTCAGCGCTATCATTGGGTTGAGCGGCTGGCTTCCCTGCTCCAG GACCCTGAGGACCAAGATTGAGAGCTCACAGACTGCTTTCAGGAGGGCTGCTGCCTTGCCGATAATGCTTGGCCATGGAAGAG GCGACGAGGTAGTCATGTACAGGAACGGCGAGAGGTCGTCCGAGTTTCTGCGGAATTCGGGCTTTTCGTACCTGAATTTCAAAGCCTACAACGG ACTGGGCCATCACACCATCCCTGAGGAAATGGACGATGTCTCCAAGTGGCTCAGGGCAAGGCTCGGGCTTGATCGCTCTTGCGGCTAA